The following proteins come from a genomic window of Trifolium pratense cultivar HEN17-A07 linkage group LG4, ARS_RC_1.1, whole genome shotgun sequence:
- the LOC123922392 gene encoding uncharacterized protein LOC123922392 has protein sequence MVMIIDSQWNECNLKAFKGSFREKGRDRENKNAGGLGFKSIEAFKYAMLEKQAWKLLSDPSNLITKLFKAKYFPKSDFLDSSIGHNPSYVWRSIWSAKFIVRGGYKWSIGTGNHIPVWNHKWSLDGDIFTRPIHMNHVMDTMRVSDLLMSDSKMWNLPLICSLFDDSSARKILKTPLLDSVPVDKVIWRLEKDGHYSVKSAYRYCNDEAIDTTHLKVPGQWHYIWKATAPPKIKNFIWRLCRNCIPTRFRLNQKGVNCPGNCVFNSEHSTLFMVTLWSIWQQRNNRVWGNKIEPTHVVCDRTTNLLLDWRNAQQYKQRNCMQQQQVTETRWQKPHTGRYKCNIDASFSVRQNKVGIRMCIRDDQGQFVLAKTEWMSPITDTDIGEALGLLSALKWIHDLQLENVDFELDSKNVVTSFHSKHNNVSELGDVIRDCVRLHKTYFRNSSVEFIRRQANEDAHALARVATSIASFHLFIDIPTCIVNILNNEML, from the exons ATGGTGATGATAATCGATTCTCAATGGAATGAATGCAACTTAAAAGCATTTAAAGGCAGCTTC AGAGAAAAAGGAAGAGATAGAGAGAATAAGAATGCGGGTGGCTTGGGTTTTAAAAGCATTGAAGCTTTTAAGTATGCAATGCTTGAAAAACAAGCTTGGAAGTTGTTATCAGATCCAAGCAATTTAATCACAAAATTATTCAAAGCTAAATATTTTCCTAAAAGTGATTTTCTTGATTCGAGCATTGGGCATAATCCTAGCTATGTTTGGCGAAGCATTTGGAGTGCTAAATTTATTGTTCGTGGCGGATATAAGTGGAGTATTGGTACTGGTAACCATATCCCGGTTTGGAATCATAAATGGAGCTTGGATGGTGATATTTTTACACGACCGATACATATGAATCATGTGATGGACACTATGAGAGTCTCAGATTTGTTGATGTCTGATTCAAAGATGTGGAATTTGCCTCTTATTTGCTCCTTGTTTGATGATAGTAGTGCAAGGAAAATTTTGAAAACTCCTCTGTTAGACTCAGTTCCAGTCGACAAAGTTATTTGGAGATTAGAAAAGGATGGGCACTATTCAGTTAAGAGTGCATATCGTTATTGCAATGACGAGGCCATTGATACTACACATCTGAAGGTTCCAGGTCAGTGGCATTATATCTGGAAAGCAACGGCTCCAccaaaaattaagaactttATTTGGCGGTTATGTCGTAATTGCATTCCGACTAGATTTCGACTGAACCAAAAGGGTGTTAATTGTCCTGGTAATTGT GTGTTTAACTCAGAGCATTCAACGTTGTTCATGGTGACATTATGGAGCATTTGGCAACAAAGAAACAATAGGGTGTGGGGGAATAAAATTGAACCAACTCATGTAGTTTGTGACAGAACCACCAACTTATTATTGGACTGGAGAAATGCACAACAATACAAGCAACGGAACTGTATGCAGCAACAACAAGTAACTGAAACTCGTTGGCAAAAGCCGCATACAGGGCGGTACAAGTGTAACATAGATGCTTCGTTCTCTGTTCGGCagaataaagttggaataagaaTGTGTATACGAGATGATCAAGGACAATTTGTTCTAGCCAAAACTGAATGGATGTCACCCATCACAGATACTGATATTGGTGAAGCTCTTGGTTTGCTTAGCGCTCTGAAATGGATTCATGATTTGCAGCTAGAAAATGTGGACTTTGAACTAGACTCCAAGAATGTTGTTACAAGCTTTCATAGTAAGCACAATAATGTGTCTGAGCTTGGTGATGTTATTAGAGATTGTGTTCGTTTGCACAAAACTTATTTTAGAAACTCTAGTGttgagtttattaggagacaagccaATGAGGATGCTCATGCTCTAGCAAGGGTGGCCACTTCTATAGCTAGTTTCCACCTTTTCATTGATATACCCACTTGTATTGTTAACATTCTAaataatgaaatgctataa
- the LOC123920135 gene encoding uncharacterized protein LOC123920135: MTFSLQTNTKSQRSNSLVSCYRQFPLFPIKKFTNSIKLKMERKHSSNNNTFKKTLQITQEGKNQNKNKSSFTEQDSLVLLQKYDASTLLKLLQEVASHDRWKINWNEMVKKTSTGISSAKEYQMLWRHLAYGHSLIDADFEDDDLPLDDDSDLECEKETLPSIPKQTALQAAACVQVMISSVPMSECNPTSATIEAPLTINVPTPSSHASCSTSSQPFNNLIQKPNIVFPVIVERQTRLNNVSSTTKYVQNNGLVGHNVTSNIQRKRKGWTKEEDMQLQAAVEKWGEGNWADIAGRDDFTIDKTAAQLSKRWRILRNKVGGNN, translated from the exons ATGACTTTCTCTCTCCAAACAAATACCAAAAGCCAGCGTAGCAATAGCTTAGTAAGTTGTTACCGTCAATTTCCCCTTTTCCCGATCAAAAAATTCACAAATtccattaaattaaaaatggagAGAAAACATTCTTCTAACAACAACACCTTCAAAAAGACTTTGCAAATAACACAAGAGggcaaaaatcaaaacaagaacAAGTCTTCTTTCACTGAGCAAGACTCTCTTGTTCTCTTACAAAA GTACGATGCAAGCACATTGTTGAAGTTATTGCAAGAAGTGGCGAGTCATGATCGTTGGAAGATTAATTGGAACGAGATGGTGAAAAAAACTTCGACCGGTATTTCGAGTGCGAAAGAGTATCAAATGTTGTGGCGTCATTTGGCCTATGGTCATTCCTTGATTGATGCTGATTTTGAAGATGATGATCTACCTTTG GATGATGATAGTGACTTGGAATGTGAAAAGGAAACATTACCATCCATTCCCAAACAAACTGCTTTGCAAGCTGCAGCATGTGTCCAG GTAATGATATCTTCTGTTCCAATGAGTGAATGTAATCCAACTAGCGCAACAATTGAAGCTCCTTTGACTATAAATGTTCCAACACCATCATCACATGCTTCATGTAGTACAAGTTCACAACCATTTAATAATTTGATACAAAAGCCAAACATTGTTTTTCCAGTTATTGTTGAGAGACAAACAAGGTTAAATAATGTATCTTCAACAACTAAATATGTACAAAATAATGGATTAGTTGGTCACAATGTTACATCAAATAttcaaaggaaaagaaaaggatGGACAAAGGAAGAGGATATGCAATTACAAGCTGCTGTTGAGAAATGGGGTGAAGGGAATTGGGCAGATATTGCTGGAAGAGATGACTTTACTATTGATAAAACTGCTGCACAGTTGTCTAAG AGGTGGAGAATTTTACGAAATAAAGTTGGTGGCAATAATTGA